The following is a genomic window from Nymphaea colorata isolate Beijing-Zhang1983 chromosome 3, ASM883128v2, whole genome shotgun sequence.
AAAGATCCAACTGCTCTCCGGTTCTTCGTCGGGTCTACCTGTGTGAAACTATCACACTGTAAATCTTGCATGCAATGGACGACATGCGCAGGAGACCAACGCATTTTTGCTGGTTTGTCCTCATCTGTCTGTATATGCAGTGGACTGTCGAGCTTACTTCTGTTTGCTAAGTCTATTTGAAGATCGACAAGCAGCACTCCAAGAGCAATATGAAGTTCGAAGGCTCTTTGTAACCTGATGTGTGCATTTATTTTGATTCCCCATGTGGACTCCATGTGATCCTTTGCATTGCTAAACGGAGGATAGAAGAGAGGACGTCCTGCCCATCACCCATCCCCACAAGAACCGGCGTGTTTTCCGGATCACGAGTTCCTTCCcctttttggtttttcctttattACAGGCTTTTCCATTAACCTGCTTTTCTACAGAATCAATTCAATCTGCTTTTTCAGACAACAGAAAAGACCTAAACTTAAAACAGGATCGAACATCGTCCGGAACTGCGATAATCTGAAAGCGAGGAGATTAAAGCAACAGAATCgaggaagaaggaagatcaAGGAAACGCCAGACAGCAGCAGTAGTAATTAGAGGAATGGAAATGGTAAAACACTTAGATGATAAGCCTCATATGGTTAGCTGTAGGGCGTGGTGGGTCATGCAGAGCATGTGCAAGCATGTGATGGTTGTCTACGTCTCAAGGGTCCACCTCTCCCACTTTAGGCAAAGAAATTCCCTTTCTTACCTtgtgatcatcatcatcaccacaTCCTCATCTCTAcccttctctctgtctcttctccCAAAAAAAACACGCACAAGTACAACACATCACATTTTTTGTTAGAAGCCTTTTTTGCCATAATCACAACAAAAAGGCATTCTGTTTCTAAGTTATCAAGTATAGAAATATTTTCAACATAGCCTCCTATTCAAGCATAGTACCAAAAATTTGACCGCCATGGcgataaaattttaaacagatCGAATGAAATGACAACATGCTTCCATTTGATTGGAAAAGACAATGTTTTAACATAAAATTTGATTGCATTAGAATTTTAACCTGATTTTTTACTCGGTAAGAAGCAGGAAAAGAGGgcacatataaaaaaaaattagaaacacAAAGCCAATGCAGAACTATGGCCAACAAGTGAACCTGTAcatatatgaagagagagagagagagagagagagagagagagagagagagagagagagagagaccattgCATTTCAACATTACTAACAAATCTCCCAACAAGAAGTTGGGAGATTTACACATTGGCAGTAGCGCTGgacgagcgagagagagagagagagagggagagagagttgagCGATTAGTTTACTCTTGAACAATACAGTAATGTGGTTAATGCGTACACGGAAGTACCTGCTTATAAGAGCAAGACAAGTTCGCAACTATTGACGTCCAAGTATCAACATGTTCCTCGAAAAAGGGAAGCAGGACTGAACTAGCATTTGAAAATGAGCAAGTAAAGCAGAAACTAGTACTATTCAATCTTTCAATATAATGCCTGCCACCTTCTTTTTGACCAGCGTCAACGTCCTTCAACGCCTACCATGCTCGTACACTTTTTAAGTCTCAGTAGTCGGTGCCTCGCTATGCTTCACATTAGCTTGTTCGAAGGCCACGATCTTGCATTCTTAGCATCACTAGAAACATGGCAGTTCTACTGACTAATGAGTTACTAAGAAAATTTTATCTGCAGCCTTCAACAAGGTGCTCTCCGCTTCAAGGGAATGAACTTCATGTAGAGAAGGAGAGTGATCAAACAAGCGGCAATATAGCAATGGCTTCTTCCGCCCCAGGTGCACGTTGGAGCCATGCCCTCATCAGAAAAAATGTTCCTCCAGTTGCCACAGGCATTGCTGCTATGCAGAAACATGAACTCATTGGCACAAAGAGGCCTGGCATGGGGCTGCTAAAACGGCAAAGAGGAAGGTACTGGACAGGTATGCCATTTGTAGGAGGCAATCAAACGATAGGACGAACAAAGCTGAGATTAGCAAGAAAACATCAGAAGTTGGGAAAACTTGTACCCGATGGAGAATTCATCGATAGAGTTTCCCTCCTCAGTGAGACTGCAGCCTATATCGTCGCTCTTAAAACACAGGTGCATGTGACGAACAATATTGTTAATGTCGTCGAGCTTTTTAACGAAATAGGCGAAGGATAGTCCACTAGTTACTGCATGCTTCAAGCAAGAGATGGAGAAGCAAGAACAGTAATTACATCCAACCAGTGGGAGAAACTCAAGAAGGCAACTTGAACTGAATGAGGCGAGAAAAATCCTCAGTTGGAAATTACTGTGATGCCACAGGAGCTTGCAATCTTGATGGTTTATCCTTCTTTGCCGCATGTCCAATGTTATCGTGTGCATtgttaatgaatgattttgcCCAAGGAAAGCCAAAACCTTTTACATATGCACCACCTGTTACAGCTTCCAAATTTGCCAGATACTGAGGTAAAATGTCGAATTGCAAGCAAGAAAAAGACCAACTCAAAACATGTTCGAACAAATTGAGAAATCACGCCAAAATAGATTCAATCTGACCTACATGGAACGATGAGTTTCAGCCTAGAAGCCTCTGAATTGCAAGGCTGCAAGTAGAATATTTGCAACCCTGACGAAACATTTTCAATAACCGTGACTTCAACTTTAGTTGAACAGCCAACGACTTGCCAAACATAGCCCAAAAGGTAGGCTTTCAATGCCCCACTTTGTCCAGAAAATTGGGATAAACAAGAATTTGACATCAGGTACAACAAAACCCAACATCCCTTGCACAAAAGATAGcctttcaaatttcaatgcTCCGCTTTATCCAGAAAATTGGGATAAACAAAACATGAGGTAGACAAAACCCAATATCCCTTGCCTTTCCAAGTGCAATCAATGGCCGCtaaatgcacatatatgtaataaaCTTAATGACAACCGATCGCACAGATATTAATGAAATAGTTGAGCAATCTGTCAAATTAATCTGATGACAAAGAGAAATATAAACATAAGACCACACAATCCAGACCCCACCTCACCAGTTCGGCAGTCACCTCACCAGTTCTGCAGTTAAACTACCTTGGCTCGCAATTCACCCTCATCTCAACCAAGCCTAATATCATTTTTCCTTGAACTTTAATTCCCTCAGGCAGGCAAAAGGGAACACATCCTGACAAGTTAGAgagtgcgtgtgtgtgtgtgtgtgagagagagagagagagaagtcgaCAGAAAGGATAATGAACATTTTCCCTATGTAAGAAGGAATTCATCAGATTATACACATGAAGACTACATATAGCCATCTATCaacgaacaagaagaaaaaaaaaattgagaaacagGTTAGAAATACAGACATTACAGTGACAACAGAATATTCACAGTATGGCAGACAGCTTGCAGATTCTGCAATCTAATGGACGATGGGCATGAGATGCACAACAGACCAGGTTAATGTGGCCTCAAATGCCATCTTCAAAATGACGACTTTCACCTGCATCAGCTAGTTTCCTGATAGAAACTGATGTAGTAGATCTTTCAATATATTGGAATGGACCTGCGGTTTGCaacaataacaagttaaaatgaaaaaaaggaatgcAAGATCCAGAGAGATATCAAAAGTATGCCTTTGGCCCAAAATAGAAACATCGCTTCATACAGAAGACCATCATTTGCAGATAAACATTCTTAAAGTTCTCCGTCTTGCATGATATTTAGTGTCACATGAATCCACTTTGCAATTAGAACGCTCAGGCTATAAGTTCTAATCATCACTAAGGGTGCTGCCAAAACATTGTTGGTGAGAACCATCGCCAAATGAGAGATTTTCACACATAATATATACTTAGCCCCATAAAGATCTCATGCAGCTTCAGGAATTTTAGCATCTCGGAGATACCACAACAGTATCTTCTCATTGTTAAATTTACAGTGCCTTTCGTCCCTTCATTCTCCAGGTATGATAATCATCTTCTTATGGCAATCATTTGCTGCCATAAACAGGCCTCCAAGAACATTGTTAATAAACATGGCCAAAAAACATCACTCTCCAAACTTGACGACGAGTTTTTCTCCAGTGTTTCCATGCAAAGTTGTTTTCCTCAGTataatttcagaaatttataaaaaatgaaaaaaaatcacaaagctTAGGGAGGATAAAATAacgagaaactaataagaagacataaaatataactagataaaatgataGGTTCAGTGATgataacaatgacaaaaaataacctgatttaagtttaaaattaaaCAATGACAACTAAAACTAACATTTAACAATCACAATATCAACGAAGGATATCTGATATAGAAAACTAACAAAAGTCAaataaaagttagaaaatgGAAACCAGCAAACACACAGCTGACAAAAGTTTGTAACAGCTTCAGCGGTAGGaataaaagatgcaaaaaaaagGTCGTAATAAATTAATAACGCATTAAATTTAttcttacatttaaaaaaaacatgtttttcctttttctctttttaaatgTTAGTAGcacaaatttttccaaaaaaaacaaagcaatagTAGTGGCTTTGCTTATAAAATATGATTCAAAAAGGCTAATAATCACAATTATGACGATCAGGCATCTCCATACTTGTGCTTGAGCGGCCCGTATCCACCATCGTATTGCTCAAGCCACTCATTGACATCAAATAGTAAGAATTTTGGTCATTAATCAATCGGCTTTACTAAATGAACTGACAAACAAACATGGTCCACCTTGATGGATGTGCATCAAAGGATCTCCACAAATAGATATGATGGACTCAGTTGATAGTTGGTACCACTTGTTTGGAACGTGCCAAAGGGCAAGGTCAAATGCTGGAACCATGCCACCTATGTGTACCATGACCAAGGTATATTTGCAATGACAATCAGGTGAAGAAAGCCAgacctctccttcatcaacattATTCCCTGTCCTATGGTTAAAAAGTGCAGGCAACTCCCAATTTCTGCACCAGgtgtttgattgccttattAACATGAAGATAACTTTTACACTGAATAAAGGTTGTACAGGTAATTAAACATGCAGTAGTTAAATCCTACTCAAGATGTCTATTTGGTGACAcatttgaatcaacaaaattttacatCTTTCTTGCATCAGTTTTTGTATCCAGATATAAGTTCAGCAGTCCTCACATCTCCTACAAAAACATTATTAATAAAGAATCCAAAGGGCACAAACACAGCTTACATGAACTCAATGAAACAATGAAAGTATTTGAGTGAGTAACATAAAACATACAGGACATCTCTATTTATAGAGAGTATTAACGTACATAGCTTTAGACACAAACTCCATCTAAttacaaataacaaatgaaCACGCGTTATATCATTATAACACTAAGACAGTTTAAAAACAATGTGAAAGGGGACATAAAAACAGTGAAACTACTTGATTAATTATTTAAACATACAACACATCCCATCCCTAGTGATAAAGGTGAAGAGCAGCTTAGAATCAATATTAACCTATTACGACTTTAAATGCAAGacctatttaattaattgcTACTCATTAGGGCGGTTTAACAAAGAATGATGAAAGAGAAGACGTAGTCAACTATTGACCACTCATACAAAGAATAGTACAAGAACAGAGAACCGCCTAACAGAAAGTCGGTATTGACAATACAAAACGCACCTCAACGTCGGCTCTTCCTAATTACTTTATCGCTCGCCTCTAATTGGGAGTTCTGCAATATCTTCTCTTCCCTCTCACTTCTCTGCCCTACCTATCAAAAAATATATCACGCAGACATTAAGCCATTCCCCACCCCAATTTCTGCATTCCCCCGATCCAAGACCTTCTAACATTCACCCAAATGTTTC
Proteins encoded in this region:
- the LOC126409955 gene encoding uncharacterized protein LOC126409955, whose protein sequence is MAVLLTNELLRKFYLQPSTRCSPLQGNELHVEKESDQTSGNIAMASSAPGARWSHALIRKNVPPVATGIAAMQKHELIGTKRPGMGLLKRQRGRYWTGMPFVGGNQTIGRTKLRLARKHQKLGKLVPDGEFIDRVSLLSETAAYIVALKTQVHVTNNIVNVVELFNEIGEG